A segment of the Verrucomicrobiia bacterium genome:
GCTGGAGGTTCATCGGGCCGAGACTGATCCAACGCTGCGCGCCGTTGATGCGGCGGCCGAACTGCGGCAGGAGCACGGCGACCAGCAACACGATCGCCACGCCCAGCAGCGCCCACCAATAACGCTTGAGAATGCGGTAATCGAGGGACGCTGCGACAACGCAGGCAACAAGCCCGGCAGCGCACCACACCAGCTGCATCAGGAGAAATCGCGCGCCCACCTGTGTCATGCTCGAGCTGTAAAGCATCACCATGCCGAGCGCCAGCAGGGCAGCGACACAGAAGACCAGCGTTGTAACGGCGACCTTCATCTGTTGGTTGGCGCCGGATTGAGGCATCCGGCGCCGGGAACATCAAAACTGCCCGGGAGGCGTGAGACTCGGCGCTCCAGGCGCAGTTTCACCCGCCGGCAACGGCGCGGGGGCTGGAGCCTTCGCAGGGAGGGTCAGTTTTTGTCCAACCCGAATTCTGTCCGTATTGAGATTGTTCGCGTTACGCAATGCGCGCACCGTGGTGCCGTTCCGGCTTGCGATGCTCGTCAGCGTGTCGCCGCTCTTCACGGTATACGAGCGCTCGCCATTGCCGTTGGAAAACGCCCGCGCCGATGCCGATGGCGAAGGCGCCGCAGCCGCTGGGATCTGCAGCTTCATTCCGATGCGAAGGCGGGTAGGCTGCACAGAGGGATTCGCTTCCTGCAAGGCGCGGATCGATACACCCGGAAACTTCCGCGCGATTGATGAGAACGTATCCCCCTTCACGACGGTATATTCCTGCGTTGCGGAGTACTGCGGAACAGGATCCTGGATGACCGGCGCCGGTTCCGTGTACTGGTTCGTTGGTGGAACGTAGGTGGTGTTTGTTTCCACGTGTGGCGGCATTCCGGCTGGATCGTTCGTCGGCAAGTCCGGGGGCGCATAATTCGTCGGTGGATCAAGGACCGGCTGATCGTCGAACGTGTTCGTCATTTCAGGCGCGGGGATCGGATCCGGCTCGGGCGTGCGGCGGCATCCGTTTGTCAGCAGGAGCGCGACGAGTCCGGCGATGTGCATCGAGAGAATGCAGAACACCGCGAAACGAACGCGCTGGCGTCCCACGTTCTTCGGCTCGGAATCGGAGCTTTGCGGTTTGAAAGGGCTGGAATTATTCATTTTCAATGTCGCGCTGGCGCGCCGTTTTTTGAGGAATGGACAGGTGGTGATTCGCAGCACGGCTTTCCCTCAAAAAACCGCGCAACGAAAAATTCTCGCTTCCAGCGCCGTCAACACAGGCGCTGAAGTTTTGTCGTAATCTATCGCTCATATAGGGGTGGCATCATACGGCACCACTACTAATTGATTTCACTGCAGCACAAAAGCATTCACCGCGTTCCTGATAGTCTTGAAACTGATCAAAGCTCGAACAAGCAGGTGAAAGCAAAACTACATCGCCGGGCACCGCATTTCTGGCCGCTTCTGTCACTGCTTCTAACAGTGAATCCATGAGGGTGCAAGGAGTAAACAGGCCCCACGCTGATCGAATCTTTTCACGCGCTTCTCCAATCAAAAATGCACCCTTCACACGCCGCGAAACCAGCGGGCTGAGCCGATGAAAATCACCCCCGCTGTCGCGTCCGCCCGCGATCACCCAGACGTTCGGTTTTCCCGCTTCACCAGGCCGCGCCGATTCCAGCGCGCGATGCAAGGCATCGGGATTCGTGGACTTCGAATCATCGATGAACTGAATGTCCCGCCACTCCCCTGCGATTTGAAAACGATGATCGGCATGTTCGCACTGCTTCAGCGTTTCGACCATCGTCTCGAGCGGCAGCCGCAGCGCGCGCCCGACAGCCAGCGCCGCCATCAGATTCTCGGCATTGTGCAATCCGCGAAGCTGGCATTGCTGCATGTCGAGCAGGGGTCCTTCCCAGTTGGGGAACCGGCTGAGAATCAGTCCACGGTCGAGAAACAAATCCGCATCCTGGTCCGCCCCGCTGAACGTGATGATTTTTCCTGGCGGCGTGATGCCCGCCGACTGCAGCTGCTTCAGCGCCTCCAGTTGCACAATCGACCAGTCAAACACCTGTTGGTTCCGAAAAAGGTTTCCATACGCCGCCAGAAGATCCTCGTTCCCTGGGAAACGGCTGCCGTGATCGGGATACGCGTTCAGCAACACCGCTACCGCGGGCCGAAAAAATTGCGTTGCCTGCAGCTGCAAGGCGTTCACCTGCAGGATCAGAAAATCCAGCGCCGCCGTTTGGTCGGCAACGCATCCGACTGGATTCGATCGATGTCCCGCCCGCACCGTGGTGCGATGATTCTGCACGAGCATCTGCTCGATCAATCCCGCTGTCGTGCCCTTGCCATTGGTTCCCGACACCGCCACTGCAAGACACTTCGAAAGCCGCCATCCCAGTTCCAATTCACCAATCATCGAAATATCGCGGTTCGCGATACCGGCCACTCCCGCAGACGCCGGCGCAGCCTCCGGGCTGAGCACAACCAGGTCAAAATGCCCGCGCAGGGCATCAGCGGTTCCGCGTTGAACCTCGATGCCTTGGCTCCGCAAATCATCAACCGTCGCGGGCGGAACGTCAGCTTCGTCGGCAGCGACCGCCACAACGCGCGCTCCGGCACGGCGCAACAAGCCCGCCGCGGCCATCCCGCGGGGGTCGAACCCCACCACCAGAACGTTTTTATCAGCCAGGTCGAGCATCAGGTCAGGTCGAAGTTGAAGGTGTTCATCGGATCTTCAAGGTGCTCAGGGCCACCACCGCAAACAGAATGCAGAGGATGTAAAAGCGCATCACAACTTGTGATTCGTACCATCCCATTTTTTCGAAATGATGGTGAATGGGCGCCATGAGGAACACGCGGCGTCCCGTGCCGAAGCGCTTGCGCGTGTACCGGAACCACTGGCGCTGCACGATGACGGACACCGCTTCCATTACAAAAACACCACCGGCAATCACCAGAAGGAACGGCTGGTGCACGAGCACTGCCATCAAGCCCAATGCGCCGCCGAGCGCGAGCGATCCCGTGTCGCCCATGAAGACGCGCGCAGGATGACAGTTAAACCACAGAAACCCCAGCCCCGCGCCTATCATCGCGGCACAGAAAACCGTCAGCTCGCCCGCCCCCGCCACATAAGGAATCTGCAGATACTCTGCGGCCCTGTAATTCCCCGCCGCATACGTCACAATCAGGAAAACAAAGGAGACGATTAGCGTGCAGCCAATTGCCAGGCCGTCAAGACCGTCGGTCAGGTTCACCGCGTTCGAACTCCCCACGATGGCAATAGTCGTTAAAATCAGGCCGCCGATGGCGCCGATCTGAAGCGGGTATTTATAAAATGGCACCATGAGCACGCTGACCAGGTTGCTCGCAATCACATCGCGGCTTTCAGGAAACTTCAGCCAGCTCTGCGCTGGCAGCTTCCAGAGATACACCGCGACGAACAATCCCAGCGCCACCTGCACCCATAGTTTCACCTGCGGCCGGGTCCCGTGACCGGTCTGTTGCGTGATCTTGGCGTAATCGTCATAGAACCCGAGCCCCGCGAGAACCAGCACGGATAGCAGCGTGAGTTCCACGAGCGGATTCCACGCCGTCCAAAGCAATGTCGTGCTGCTCAGCACTGCCACGATGAGAATTCCACCCATCGTCGGAGTACCTTTCTTGCTGATGATCCGCGTGTCGAATTCACCGTGTTGATCAGCGATGTCCTTATAGTCCTGGCCGAACTTCAGGCGTTGCAGCCAGCGGATGACTTTTGGCCCCAGCCACCAGCTCAAAGCGAGGGCCGTGACGGCCGCGCCGGCGCTGCGAACGCTGATGTATCGAAACAGCCGCAAAGCCGAGGTCTGCTCACTCCACGGCGTGCCTTCCGACCAGTCGATCAGTTTTTGGCTTAGGAAATAAAGCATCAGCCCTTCCTCGTCTCGCCCCGCAACAACTCTGAAATACGCTCCAGTCGCGAAGACCTCGAGGCCTTCAACAACACGACATCCCCGGAGCGGACAAAACTCTTGATCGCGTCGGCTGCCGGTTCCACGGCCTGGAATTCGAGCACGCGATTGAGCCCCGCCTCGCGTGCCGCCTGGGCCGTCAGCGTCGCCATCTTTCCGACGGTGAACAGTTGTTCCACCCCGAGCTCGGCCGCACGACGCCCCACTTCCGCATGCGCGCTCGCGGCGTGCTCACCGAGCTCCGCCATGTCGCCCAACACTGCAAGGCGGCGTCCATTGCATGGCACGTCACGCAAGGTTTCCAGCGCGGCCAGAACGGAATCGGCATTGGCGTTATAGGCGTCATCGAGGATGCGCACACCGTTGAGGTCCCAAACCTGCAATCGCATTTTCGGCGCCTGGCACTCGGCCAGGCCGCCTCGGATTTCCTTTGGCCCAAGCCCGAGAGCGGCGCCCACGGCAATCGCGAGCAAAGCATTCATCACCTGATGCCGCCCAAGAAGCTGGATGCGGTATTCGCCGGAGAAAATGGATTGACGGGATTGCACCTGGAAGGTTGCGCCGTCGCGATCCACCCGAACGCTGAGAGCACGCCAGTCATTGCCTTCGCCGAATCCCACCCGCACCACGCGCGCCTGCGTCCGCGCGATCAACTGCGGCGTCCATTCGTTGTCGCCATTCACAAACAACGTCCCATCAGCATGCAGGCATTCGGCGAGGATTCCCTCCTCGCGCACGACGCCGTCGAGATCTCCAAAAAATTCCAGATGTTCGCGACCGATGTTCGTGATGACGCCGAACGACGGCTGGATCATCCGCACAAGCGGCTGAAGTTCGCCGGGATGGTTCGTGCCCACTTCGAGCACAGCGACCTGGTGCCGCGACTCAAGCCGCAGCAGGCTTAACGGAACGCCAATGTCGTTGTTAAAACTGGCTTCGCTCCACAGCGTCGCAAGCGTCTGCCGCAACACAGACGCGATCAACTCCTTGGTCGTGGTCTTTCCGTTCGAGCCGCCGATCGCAACCAGGGGAACGGTGAAGTCAGCGCGGTATCGCCGCGCCATGGCGCCGAGGGCGAGGCGTGTGTCTTCCACTTCAACGATCGCGCAATCGGGCAGTTCAGGCACGATGCGCCCGCGGTTCACAGCCACCGCCGCAATTCCCTTCAATGCCACGTCAGAAATAAAATCATGCGCATCGTGACGCTCGCCAACCAGCGGAACGAACAGATCGCCAGCCTGCGCCGATCGCGAGTCCGTGCAAACACGGCGGATCGGCATGTCAGGCAAACCCCGGCGCTCCCTGCCGCCACAGGCATCGACAAAAAATTTCAAACTGCGAACGTCCATACTCAGTCAACCATCTGATCCCGCATTTTCATTGGGTCACCGCGACTCGCGGCTGTTCGGTTTGTGTGATGGTCTCCGGCGTCGTTTTCTTCTCCTGGATGTCGGGTTTGATGTTTAGATAACTTGCCACACGCTCAGCGATCCTTCGAAACGCGGGCGCCGCAACCTGTCCCCCGTAATAGCCTTCCTTGGGTTCGTCGAGCACCACTGAGATGCACAATTCCGGGTTGCCGGCTGGAAAAAAGCCGATGAACGAGGAGATGTATTTTCCGCGCACATAGCGGCCATCCTCGACCTTCTGAGCTGTTCCCGTTTTGCCCGCCACCGTATAATGCGTGAGCGCTGCTTTCGGCGCAGTTCCGTTCGTCGATACCACGTCCTTGAGCGCATCCGTGATCTCGGCCGCGGCGTGTTCGCTGACAACACGGCGGATGACTTGCGGGCTGTAGCGGGCCACCACGTTTCCCTGATAATCCTCCAGCCGGTCGACGAGCATCGGGCGCATCAGTGTTCCCCCGTTTGCAATCGTGTTCATTGCCATCAGCATCTGCAGCCTCGTGACGGCAATGCCGTGTCCCATCGGAATCTGGGCGATCGTGACCTTGCTCCACTTCTTGACGGGATGAACAATGCCGCGCACTTCGCCGGGCAGCGTGATGCCTGTGCGCTCGCCGAAGCCAAAGAGGCCGAGATATTCATAGAGACGATGTTCGCCCATTCGGATTCCCACTTTCGCTGAACCGATGTTCGACGACTTCATCACAATCTCGCGAACGCTCAGTGCGCCGTACTTTTCATGGTCATGCAGCACGCGCCCGCCATAAAGGAACCGCCCGCGCTCACAATCGAACACGTCCTCAAGCCCGATGATTCCGTCGTTCAAGCCGCCTGAAATGACCAGTATCTTGAACGTTGATCCAGGCTCAACGACGTCGCTGATGATCCGGTTCCGCCGGGCATCGGGCGGATACGCGCCGGGATTGTTCGGATCGAAGGTCGGATAAGTCGCCATCGCCAGAACCTCGCCAGTCTGGGGCCGGGTCACGATGGCGGACGCACTGATCGGCGTGTGCTTTTCCATCGTTTCGGCAAGAACCGATTCCACGACGTTTTGGATGAACGAATCAATCGTCAGAACCACGTTGATTCCCTCGCGCGGTTCAACATCCTGTTCGCGAAATGAAACGAGTTCACGGCCGCGCCGGTCAGTTTCAGTCAGGCGCCAGCCGGGAACTCCACTGAGCTTCGAGTTCATCATCAGCTCGATTCCGTCGCGCCCCTGGATTTCGTTGATCAGGTGTTCGTCAATGCGGCGTTCGGCGGTGCTGGCGAATCCGAGCACATGGGCGGCAAGCGTCTGGTTGGGATAAACGCGAATCGGATAGTCCTCGCTGAACACCGACTTCTGCCGAAGGCTGCGATAGAACGCCTGCTCGTTGCGCGAAAGCGATCGCTCATCGATGCCCAGATTCAGATTGGTCATCGCCGCGCGAACGGCTTCCCATGTTTCGACAGGAACACGGGTTTTCAAACGCACGTAGGAGTTCGTGATCGTGAGGCCCTGGCTGTTGACCCGCGTGCGCGGAACCAATTTTTCGCCGAGCTCCTGCTCAGGAATCCCGAGCAGCGGCGCGAGTGCTCGCGCCACTTCCGGTGCGTGCGACCCGATCAACGTCGGGTCCGCACAGACCACCTTCACGTTGACGCTCGTGGCCAGCAGGTTTCCATTCGCGTCCAGAATATCGCCCCGTCGCGGCTCGAACAGGTATTCGCGATGGGTGTTCTGCTGGGCGAGCGCTTTGAGCCGGCCGTGGCGGAGCACCTGCAGGTCGACAAGGCGGTACGCGAGCGCCGCGAGGCAGAGCGTCAGGAGGAGCCCGAGCCCGAGCAACCGCTTGAATTGTAATTGCTTCGCCATCTAAAAAGACCAGCCGCCCGCGGCGGTCGGTTCCTCAAACGACGGCGTCACGAGCGGCGGTTTAAAGTGTTTCATCAGCCTGGAGAGGGTTGGATCATCTGAGCTGCCAACCGCTCGTGGCTATCGGTTCCTCACGACAGCGCACGAGCGGCGGCAAAATCCATTCTCAAGTTTTCGTCATGCGTCGGTTTTCAATGTTCCGCATATTGTTTGCCGGTGTCTGATTTCACGTGCTGCGCTTCCCCTGCGGGTTCCTTCAAAACCCATTTCTGCGACGGAACCGCTGGAACCAGCCCCAAATTCAATTCTTTGATCTTTGCTTCCAAAAACCGGGGCAGATGCATCATCGCAAGCTGGTTTCGCAGCTTCACGTTTTGCGCCTTCAAAGCATCGAGCTCCTGCTCGCTCCGGCGAATTTGCAGCGCCAGTTCTTCGATCTGCCCCTTCTGCCATACGTATCCCACGCCCGAGCCGCCAATGAGCAGGCAAAGCAGGAACGCCTTGATTGCCGGTCCAAACCGGATCGCTGCCGTCTGCGTTCTTCTGTTTCGAGCCATGTTGCCAGCGGAGGCTGGTATTTGTGGCCCCGCCACACCCAGCCATCCGTCATTCCGTTTCTCCGATGTTCCATCACTGCATCAAACCAACCCGGCCTTCTCCATCACGCGCAGCTGCGCACTGCGGCTGCGCGGGTTCTCTGCCAGTTCCTCGTCACCCGGCAAAATCGCTTTTCGCGAAACCCATTTCAGCTCAGGCACCTTCGGCTGCCGCAGTTCGGGAACATCCACTTCGCCTGGAAACGTGTAGTCGCGCGCGTGCGTCCGCCCGAATTCCTTCACCACGCGATCTTCCAGCGAATGAAACGTGATCACCGCCAGCCGTCCGCCTGCCTTCAAGATCTGCAACGACGCTTCCAAACCGCGATTCAAAGAGCCGATTTCATCATTCACTGCAATTCGCAGGGC
Coding sequences within it:
- a CDS encoding LysM peptidoglycan-binding domain-containing protein, with translation MNNSSPFKPQSSDSEPKNVGRQRVRFAVFCILSMHIAGLVALLLTNGCRRTPEPDPIPAPEMTNTFDDQPVLDPPTNYAPPDLPTNDPAGMPPHVETNTTYVPPTNQYTEPAPVIQDPVPQYSATQEYTVVKGDTFSSIARKFPGVSIRALQEANPSVQPTRLRIGMKLQIPAAAAPSPSASARAFSNGNGERSYTVKSGDTLTSIASRNGTTVRALRNANNLNTDRIRVGQKLTLPAKAPAPAPLPAGETAPGAPSLTPPGQF
- the murD gene encoding UDP-N-acetylmuramoyl-L-alanine--D-glutamate ligase; its protein translation is MLDLADKNVLVVGFDPRGMAAAGLLRRAGARVVAVAADEADVPPATVDDLRSQGIEVQRGTADALRGHFDLVVLSPEAAPASAGVAGIANRDISMIGELELGWRLSKCLAVAVSGTNGKGTTAGLIEQMLVQNHRTTVRAGHRSNPVGCVADQTAALDFLILQVNALQLQATQFFRPAVAVLLNAYPDHGSRFPGNEDLLAAYGNLFRNQQVFDWSIVQLEALKQLQSAGITPPGKIITFSGADQDADLFLDRGLILSRFPNWEGPLLDMQQCQLRGLHNAENLMAALAVGRALRLPLETMVETLKQCEHADHRFQIAGEWRDIQFIDDSKSTNPDALHRALESARPGEAGKPNVWVIAGGRDSGGDFHRLSPLVSRRVKGAFLIGEAREKIRSAWGLFTPCTLMDSLLEAVTEAARNAVPGDVVLLSPACSSFDQFQDYQERGECFCAAVKSISSGAV
- the mraY gene encoding phospho-N-acetylmuramoyl-pentapeptide-transferase, with product MLYFLSQKLIDWSEGTPWSEQTSALRLFRYISVRSAGAAVTALALSWWLGPKVIRWLQRLKFGQDYKDIADQHGEFDTRIISKKGTPTMGGILIVAVLSSTTLLWTAWNPLVELTLLSVLVLAGLGFYDDYAKITQQTGHGTRPQVKLWVQVALGLFVAVYLWKLPAQSWLKFPESRDVIASNLVSVLMVPFYKYPLQIGAIGGLILTTIAIVGSSNAVNLTDGLDGLAIGCTLIVSFVFLIVTYAAGNYRAAEYLQIPYVAGAGELTVFCAAMIGAGLGFLWFNCHPARVFMGDTGSLALGGALGLMAVLVHQPFLLVIAGGVFVMEAVSVIVQRQWFRYTRKRFGTGRRVFLMAPIHHHFEKMGWYESQVVMRFYILCILFAVVALSTLKIR
- the murF gene encoding UDP-N-acetylmuramoyl-tripeptide--D-alanyl-D-alanine ligase, with product MDVRSLKFFVDACGGRERRGLPDMPIRRVCTDSRSAQAGDLFVPLVGERHDAHDFISDVALKGIAAVAVNRGRIVPELPDCAIVEVEDTRLALGAMARRYRADFTVPLVAIGGSNGKTTTKELIASVLRQTLATLWSEASFNNDIGVPLSLLRLESRHQVAVLEVGTNHPGELQPLVRMIQPSFGVITNIGREHLEFFGDLDGVVREEGILAECLHADGTLFVNGDNEWTPQLIARTQARVVRVGFGEGNDWRALSVRVDRDGATFQVQSRQSIFSGEYRIQLLGRHQVMNALLAIAVGAALGLGPKEIRGGLAECQAPKMRLQVWDLNGVRILDDAYNANADSVLAALETLRDVPCNGRRLAVLGDMAELGEHAASAHAEVGRRAAELGVEQLFTVGKMATLTAQAAREAGLNRVLEFQAVEPAADAIKSFVRSGDVVLLKASRSSRLERISELLRGETRKG
- a CDS encoding penicillin-binding protein 2; this translates as MAKQLQFKRLLGLGLLLTLCLAALAYRLVDLQVLRHGRLKALAQQNTHREYLFEPRRGDILDANGNLLATSVNVKVVCADPTLIGSHAPEVARALAPLLGIPEQELGEKLVPRTRVNSQGLTITNSYVRLKTRVPVETWEAVRAAMTNLNLGIDERSLSRNEQAFYRSLRQKSVFSEDYPIRVYPNQTLAAHVLGFASTAERRIDEHLINEIQGRDGIELMMNSKLSGVPGWRLTETDRRGRELVSFREQDVEPREGINVVLTIDSFIQNVVESVLAETMEKHTPISASAIVTRPQTGEVLAMATYPTFDPNNPGAYPPDARRNRIISDVVEPGSTFKILVISGGLNDGIIGLEDVFDCERGRFLYGGRVLHDHEKYGALSVREIVMKSSNIGSAKVGIRMGEHRLYEYLGLFGFGERTGITLPGEVRGIVHPVKKWSKVTIAQIPMGHGIAVTRLQMLMAMNTIANGGTLMRPMLVDRLEDYQGNVVARYSPQVIRRVVSEHAAAEITDALKDVVSTNGTAPKAALTHYTVAGKTGTAQKVEDGRYVRGKYISSFIGFFPAGNPELCISVVLDEPKEGYYGGQVAAPAFRRIAERVASYLNIKPDIQEKKTTPETITQTEQPRVAVTQ